The region CCCGTCGTTACGCCGACAGAGCCGCGGCCACCTTCTCGATCGGATGCGGCGGGTCGTTACAACCGTCGTATTCCGCCAATTGTGACCGACAGGAGGCACCCGGGGCGACGACCGTCTCGCCGTCGCTCGAGTCCACCTGATCGAAGAGCACCTCACCGATCGCCTGACTCAGCGAGTAGTGTTCGGCCTCGTAGCCGAAGGAACCGGCCATGCCACAGCAACCCGAATCGAGCGCGTCGACTTCGTAGCCGACGGTCTCGAGCACGCTGGCCGCGTGGCCGTCGTTCTTCGTCGCTTTCTGGTGGCAGTGGCCGTGGTAGGTCAGCCGTTCGTCGAGGTCGGTGGCGTCCGCGGTTGGCAGTCCAGCCGCCAGATCGAATCGCTCGAGATACTCGAGCGCGCCGTAGGTGTTCGCCGCGAGGCGTTCCACGTCGGGACCCGAGAGGAGGTCGAGGTAGTCCGACTGGAGCATGACGGCGTCGGATGGCTCGACGAGGACGACTTCCCAGCCGTCCGCGAGTTCGGGCGCGAGGGCCTCGACGTTCGTCCGGGCGCGCTCTCGAGAGACGTCGAGAAAGCCCTTCGAGTGTGCCGGTCGGCCCGTCGAGGTCACGCCGTCGGGAATCCGAACGTGAACGCCGGCCGTCTCGAGGACCTGCACGGTCGCCTTCCCGGCCCGCGGGTGGTTGTAGTTCGTGTACGTGTCGGGAAAGAGCAGGACCTTACGGTCGGCCTCCTCGAGTGGAATTCGGGAGCCACCGCGGGCGTCGAACCAGTCTTCGAAGCTCTCGTTCGCGAACGTCGGCAGGTCGCGTTCGCGAGCGATTCCGAGCGTCTTCTCGGCGAGGAATCCCGATCCGGGGAGCGACGCCGCCCAGTTCGACAGCGGCGCGAGCGTAGAGCCGAGTGCGTTCAACCGGTTGATGTTCGCGAACACTCGAGCCCGGAGACTCGCCCCGTTTCGCTGGTGGGCGGCGTGTTCGACTTCGGCTTTGAGCTTCGCCATGTCGACTTCGCTGGGACAGTCTCGAGCGCAGCCCTTGCAGCCGATACAGAGGTCCATCACCTCGGTCAGGAATTCCTCGTCGGTGGCGTCGGCGTCGAGTTCGCCACTCATCGCGCCCCGGAGCATGTTCGCCCGGCCGCGGGTGCTCAGGCTCTCCTCTTCTGCTGCGCGGTAGGTCGGACACATCACGCCGCCGGTCGTCTCCTGGTCGCCGCGACAGCCAGCACAGCCGTGACAGAGTTCGACCATTCCCTGGAATCCGTTCTCGTTCTCCCAGTTCAGCGCCGGCTCGAGGCCCGAATCGAAGGCGTAGTCGGGATCGAAGCGCAGGTGTTCGGTCATGGCGTGGTCGCCACAGACGTTCCCCGGATTCAGGAGCCAATCGGGGTCGAACGCCGTCTTGAGGTCGCGAAAGAGGTCCCAGACGTCGTCGCCGTAGAGTTTGTGATTCCACTGGGTGCGAGCGCGGCCGTCCCCGTGTTCGCCCGAAACGCTGCCGCCGTACTCGACGACGAGGTCGGTGACGGCGTCCGAGAGGGCCTCGAACTCCTCGAGGCCAGCCTCCGACTTCGTGTCGACGAGCGGGCGCATGTGCATACACCCCGGCCCCGCGTGGGCGTAGAAGCTGGCGAACGTGTCGTACTCCTCGAGGACGTCCTGGAAGTCCGCCACGTAGTCCGCGAGGTTCTCCGTCGGCACGGCCGTGTCCTCGATGAACGAGATGTGCTTCGCGTCGGAGGTTCGCGAGAGGAGGATCGGGGCCGCGCTCTTTCGCAGCTTCCAGAGTTCGGCCTTCCCGGCCTCGTCGTGGGCCTCGAGCGCGTCGAACGCCCGAACCGGATCGTCCTTGCGTCCGGATTCGGTGACGTTCCCCTCCTCGTCCGCGTCCTCGGCGTCAGCTGTCGGATCCGGAACATCTTCGTCGGGCAGTCGGTCGGCCAGCAGGTCCGCGACCTGTTCGCGGCCGTCGTCGTCGCTCTCGGCGTAGAACTCGACGAGCAACGCCGTCTCGGTTCCCGCGGGCAGTTGTTCGGCGACGGGGGCGAACTCCTCGGTGTTCTCCGCGAGGTCGATCAACACGTCGTCGATGGCTTCGATGGCCGCCGGGTCGTGCGTTCGAACGATCGTGTCCACGTCGGCCATCGCCTCGAGCAGGTCGTGGTAGGTCAACAAGGCGACCGACGTAGTCTCCGGCACCGGCTCGAGCGAGACGGTCGCTTCCGTGACGACGCCGAGCGTTCCCTCGCTGCCCGCGAACACCCGCGCGAGGTTGACGGTCGCGTCGGGATCCGGGCCGGCGTCGGCGTCGAGTTCGATCTCATCGTCGGTGTTCTCGTCGAACGCGCTGGGCTCGCCGTAGGCCTCCGCGACGAGTCGATCGAGATTGTATCCCGAAACGTTCCGTTTGAGCTGTGGGAACACCGCCTGAATCGACTCCGCTTCCTCGTCGATTACTCGCCGAAGGGAGTCGTAGATCCGCTCGAGGAGTCCGCCGTCCGGGTCTGCCTGTTCGCGGAGTTCGGCGACGGTGAGCTCGCCGAATTCTTCGACCGAGCCGTCGGCGAGGACGACCTCACACGCCTCGACGTAGGCGTCGGTCTTGCCGTACTGCAGGGAGTGTGCGCCCGTCGAGTTGTTGCCGATTGCGCCGCCGATCGTGCTCCGGTTGCCCGCGGCGGGATCCGGCGCGAACTTCAGGTCGTGAGGAGCGAGTTCGTCGTTAACATTCTCGAGGACTGCGCCGGCCTGGGCCGTCGCCCGCCGCTCGTTGGGGTCGACGCTGTGCAACTCCCCCATGTGGGTCGTGAAATCGAGGACGACGGCCTCGTTCACGGCCTGTCCGGCGAGGCTGGTGCCGCCCCCGCGGGGCAAGACTGGGATCTCGTGTTCCGCACAGTAGCTGACGACGCTCGCGACGTCGTCGCTCGAGCGTGGGAGGACGACCCCGATGGGCGTCAGTTCGTAGGCGCTGGCGTCGGTCGCGTACAGTCGTCGCGTCTGTTCGTCGAACCTGACTTCGCCGTCGATACGTTCCCGAAGCGCCGAGACGAGCGCCGGGCGGTCGATGTCGCCGGCGACGTAATCGTATTCGGCTCGAGCGTCCGCTGCGGGGTCCTCCTCTCGTGGATCCGACGGTGGGCCGAGGTCGGTCTCCGAGGGCGTCTCCGTCTGATCGCTGTGGTCGGTCGTGGTCGGCGAATTGTCAGTGGCCATGGTCAAAGGTCGGGCTGGTAGACGATGTTCTCGAGGGTACTTCCATCGTCCGCCTCGAGCGCGTCGACGTTGTGCGCGACGATGTCGGCAAGTCGATCCCAGTGTTTGGGCGTGTGGCCGCCCGTGTGGGGCGTGATGAGGCAGTTCTCGAGGTCCCAGAGTTCGTGGTCGTTCGGCAGCGGTTCAGGGTCGGTGACGTCGAGGGCCGCACCGCGGATGCCGTTTACCTGCAGCGCCGAGAGGAGCGCGTCGGTGTCGACGATTCCGCCGCGGGCGGCGTTGACGAGAACGGCGTCGGTCGGCAGCGTGGCCAGCGCGTCCGCGTCGACGAGGTTCCGGGTCAAGTCGTTGAGCGGACACGCGAGGACGACGTACTCGCTGCGCGAGAAGGCTTCGTGAATATCAGCCTCCTCGAATCCGAGCACCTCGTCGGTCGGGCCGCCCTTCTCCGGCGTGTAGCGAATGCCGATGGTCTCGACGCCAAAGCCCTCGAGTCGGGTGACGATCTCCTGGCCAATCGAGCCGAGGCCGACGACGGTGACCGTGCTGTCGGTGAACTCCCGCGACTGGAAGTGACGCCACTCGTTGTGTTGCTTGCGTCGCCAGCCCTCGTGGAGATTGCGCGCAAATACGAGCATGTTGGCGATCGACTGCTCGGCGATGCCGGGGGCGTGGATACCGCCCGCGTTCGTGACGGTGACGCCGCGGTCTGCGAGCGCGTCCATCGGGAGGTGGTCCGTTCCGGCGAAGATACACGCGAACAACTCGAGTCGGTCGGCGGACTCGAGGAGCGATTCGTCGATCGAGATTCCGGTGACGACCTGCGCCCGCGGGACGAGTTCTCGCTCGTCGGCGGGCGTTCGTGCGAGTGCGACGGTGCGTTCTGGCAGTTGTTCCCGGAGGGTTTCGGCGTACGATTCCATCGACAGTCCTTCCGTCCCCTCTCGGAGAACGACGATATCTGGGTTCGTGCTCATAGTGCGTTCGCGCGTTACACTGGGTTATCGCCGGTGCAACGCATCTATACCCTACGGTTGTCATCGACTCTCTTATCCCTTTTTGTGTAGCCGCCGTTAACACTGATTGTGTACAATTAAGGTCGTCGGACACGTCAGTTACTGACATGACCGAGCCGATACGGGACCGCCTCGTGTCCCTCCGACGGAGTTTACACCGCCACCCGGAACCCGCGTGGCGAGAGTTCACCACGACTGCCCAACTCGTCGAGGAAATCCAATCCATCGGCGTCGACGAACTGGCAGTCGGTCCGGACGCCTACGACCCCGCCGACCGAATGGCCGTCCCCGAGGGCGACCTCGAGCCGTGGATCGAGGGGGCTCGCGAGCGCGGCGCGGACCCTGCTCTGCTCGAGTCGATGGCCGGTGGCAACACCGGAGCTATCGCCGTCCTCGAGCGCGGTGTGGGTCCAACGATCGGATTACGCGTCGACATCGATGGGCTGTTCATCGAAGAATCGACCAGCGAGGACCACGAGCCAGCCGCCGAGGGCTTTCGGTCGGAAATCGACGGCACGATGCACGCCTGTGGCCACGACGTACACATGACCTGGGGGCTCGCCGTCCTCGAGGCAATCGCTGAGAGTGGTGACTTCTCGGGACGACTGGTGGTCTTCTTCCAGCCCGCAGAGGAGGTGAGCGGCGGAGGCTGCCCGATGGCGAAAAGCGAGTTCGCGGACGATTTGGATTACCTACTCGCCGTCCACGTCGGGCTCGATCACCCGACGGGCGAAGTCGTCGCTGGAATCGAGAAACCACTCGCGATGTGTCACGTCGACGCGACGATCCACGGCACCTCCGCACACGCCGGAAAGGAGCCCAACGAGGGCGACAACGCCATGCACGCGATGGGGACGGCGATCGGAAACGCCTACGGGATTCCGCGCCACCGCGACGGGATGACTCGAGTCAACGTCGGCTACGCGGAGGCGGGCTCCGCGAGCAACGTCATCGCCGAACGAGCCCACATGGAGGCCGAAGCGCGTGGTGAGACGACCGAACTCATGGAATACATGAAGGACCGCCTCGAGCGGGCCGTCGAATCTGCAGCGACCATGCACGGCTGTCGGGCCGACGTCGAGGTCGTCAGCGAATCGCCTCGAGCCGACAGCGACCCCGAGTTACAGGCCCTCCTCAGCGAGGTTGCAACCGACGTGCCCGGAACCGAGTCCGTCGTGCCCGCCGCGGACTTCGGAGCCAGCGAGGACGCGACCTTCCTGATGGAGCGCGTCCAGCGCGAGGGCGGCCTCGCGACGTACCTGATCGTCGGCACCGACCACCCGACGAACCACCACACGCCGACGTTCGACGTCGACGAGGCGAGCCTCGCACACGGTGTCGACGTGCTCGTCGAGACCATTCGAGAACTCGAGCGCCGGCATCCGGTTCCGCAGGTCGACGAGACGGAAGGCGGACGAGAGCGGAACGAGCCAGAGGGGAACGAGCGAAATGGCAACGAACGAAACAGGAGCGAACGAGAGGACGAACGATGAGGGACCACCGAGTCACCGTCGACGATGTCGAGGCCGCACGCGATCGAATCGACGAGGTCGTTCATCGAACACCCCTCGACACGTCCACCACGTTCGCCGACCTGAGCGGGGCCGCCTCCGTCGGGCTCAAACTCGAGAACGTCCAGCGAACGGGCTCGTTCAAGATTCGCGGCGCGTACAACACGATGGCTCAGCTCTCGCCCGCGGAGCGCGAGGTCGGCGTTATCTCCTCGAGTGCGGGCAACCACGCACAGGGAGTCGCGCTGGCCGGCCAGTTGCTCGATATCGAGACCACCATCGTCGTGCCGGAGGTCACCCCCGCCGCCAAAATCGAAGCGACTCGGGGCTACGGAGCCGAAGTCGTCGTCGAGGGCGACATCTACGAACGATCCTACGAGTACGCCCTCGAGCGAGCCGACGAGACGGGCGAGACGTTCGTCCACCCCTTCGACGACGAGGCCATCATCGCGGGACAGGGAACGATCGGATTCGAGTTGCTCGAGCAGTATTCCGAGATCGACACCGTCCTCGTTGCGATCGGTGGTGGCGGGCTCATCTCAGGAATCGGCACCGTGTTGAAGGCTCACGACCCCGACATTCGGGTCGTCGGGGTCCAGCCCGAGGGTGCGTTCCACGCGAAGCCGTCGCTCGAGAACGACGCGATTCACGAACTCGAGGGCGTAGACACCGTCGCGGAAGGCATCGCAGACACCCGACTACTCGAGACCACTTTCGCGAACGCTCGCGAGGTCGTCGACGACGTAGTGAGCGTCAGCGACCGCGAGATCGCCACCGCCGTCACCCTGTTGGCCGAGCGGGCGAAGACGGTCGTCGAAAGCGCTGGTGCGGCCCCGCTGGCGGCCACACTCTCGGAGTCGGCCGGGCTTGATCTCGAGGGCGAACACGTCGGTGTGATCGTCTCGGGGGGCAACGTGAACCTCACCGAACACGCCGAACTGACTCGAACGGGACTGCACGAACTCGAGCGCTACGTCGACGCTCGAGTGGCCGTTTCGGGCTGGCCGACCACCGTCGGTCGCGTGGTCGAGACCGTCGAATCCGAAGGGGCCGAACTCGACGTGCTCGAGCGCGCCCGTCGCGGACCCAGCGACGAGCCGAATCGGGTTCCCGTAACGCTGGGGCTCGAGGGCAGTGGGAAAGCGCATCTGGAAGGGGTGCTCGATGAACTAGACGGAACGGACGGCGTGTCGGTGCTCGAGCACTCGCTGGAGTAACCACCTCGAGTGCTTACTCCCCGCTGATCGAGACCATTTTGACAAAAATATTCTGGAGTGTGTGGGGATGATATATGAAACTGCAGCGTGTCAGAGAGACTATGAAACGAGCTATCTTCCAGTCGAATTATCGGGAGGGGGACGTTTCCTGGGTAGATTGGACGCTACTGGTGATTCTCCTCTCCCTCGGAGTCGTTGGCTTCATCCGTTTGGACAACGTCGCGCTTGGGAGCGTTGCACTGATCGCCGGGGCGAGTTTCGCCTTCTTCATCGCTGTCGTGAAGTCTGGCAAGTTGACGAATGCGTGAGACACTACACTGCGACTCGAGCGTCGCGTGCTCGATTTGTATCGAACGATGGGGAGATTCACACCTTGAACACTCGAGGAGCCACGGCGAGACCACACGCTCCCTCGAGTTACCAACACGGATCGATCGACGAACACACTACCCACAGCGAGATGAATTCACGTGATCGGGGTAGTTCACGTCATCGGATGGTGAATACCGCCCGCATCCTCCGCTTTGTCCCGGACGTCGTCCGGAATCTCCGCATCGACGTCCTCGTCGTGGTCGTCGTACTCACTTTGCATCGAGAACGTCGCGGTGTCGTCATCCTCGCTGATCTCGCCCTCCATGTCGACGGTGAGGGGCAGATTCGTCTCCGCGTCGACTTCCTCTTCGATCGTTACGTCGTCGAACGAGGCGCTCCCCCATCCCTGAAGTCCGGAAACGTCCTCACCTGATTCTTCCACCGCGGCTTCCATCTCGTCGCCCTCGAGTTCGGTGGTAACGGAAACCGTGTCGCCGTCGTCCTCGACGGAGACGTCGCCGTAGTAATAGTGCTCCTCGGTCGCCGTCGTCTCGTTCACGTCCCAGAACTCCTCCGTGGTGTCGTCCTCGAGGTCGTCGAGTCGGAGACGTTCCCACTCGTCCTCGCCGCTGTCCATGTACATGAACACGTCGTCGAAGTACGCCTCGAAATTCGAGGGCTGACCGGGTCCAGTGGTGCCAGCCATGTCGTACTCGGCCCAGCCTTCCGTCGCCGTATCGTTGATGGCACTGTCGACGCTCATCCCGGTACTCGGTCCGTCGTCCACCGAGACGTCCATCTCCATGCTCATCGTGTGCGTCTCGAGTTCCTGTTCGGCCGCCTCGCGGTCCTCGAGAAATGCGTCGAACTCGTCTTCGGACATGTCGCCGTCCAGTTCTCCCTCCGAAGGGCCAAAACACCCCGCGAGGAGCACGACACCCAGCACGCACGCGAGGACGATCAGTTTCCGCCGACTCATATCAACACAAAATAGTCAACAGTATAATAACTCCCCGTTTCGTTCGGAGGTTATTTCTCACGAACAAATCGACGTGAGGCAAATCGCGGCTGAGCAGTAACCACTTGCTCGAAGAAAACCGAACGCCGTCGCCGTTGCTGTCGCCGTCCCTCAGGCCGCTTTCGCGCTCGCGCCAGCCGCTTCGATTGCCTCGAGGAAGATCCCGATCCCGAGTTCGATTTCGCGCTCGCTCGAGTCCAGCGGCGGCAGGAGGCGGATCGTCTGCTTGCCACAGCCAAGCGTCAGGAGGCCGCGCTCGAGCGATTCCTCGACGACGGCGTCTCGTCGCCCGGGCGAGTCGAACTCGACGGCGAGCATG is a window of Natronorubrum sediminis DNA encoding:
- a CDS encoding FAD-binding and (Fe-S)-binding domain-containing protein, which translates into the protein MATDNSPTTTDHSDQTETPSETDLGPPSDPREEDPAADARAEYDYVAGDIDRPALVSALRERIDGEVRFDEQTRRLYATDASAYELTPIGVVLPRSSDDVASVVSYCAEHEIPVLPRGGGTSLAGQAVNEAVVLDFTTHMGELHSVDPNERRATAQAGAVLENVNDELAPHDLKFAPDPAAGNRSTIGGAIGNNSTGAHSLQYGKTDAYVEACEVVLADGSVEEFGELTVAELREQADPDGGLLERIYDSLRRVIDEEAESIQAVFPQLKRNVSGYNLDRLVAEAYGEPSAFDENTDDEIELDADAGPDPDATVNLARVFAGSEGTLGVVTEATVSLEPVPETTSVALLTYHDLLEAMADVDTIVRTHDPAAIEAIDDVLIDLAENTEEFAPVAEQLPAGTETALLVEFYAESDDDGREQVADLLADRLPDEDVPDPTADAEDADEEGNVTESGRKDDPVRAFDALEAHDEAGKAELWKLRKSAAPILLSRTSDAKHISFIEDTAVPTENLADYVADFQDVLEEYDTFASFYAHAGPGCMHMRPLVDTKSEAGLEEFEALSDAVTDLVVEYGGSVSGEHGDGRARTQWNHKLYGDDVWDLFRDLKTAFDPDWLLNPGNVCGDHAMTEHLRFDPDYAFDSGLEPALNWENENGFQGMVELCHGCAGCRGDQETTGGVMCPTYRAAEEESLSTRGRANMLRGAMSGELDADATDEEFLTEVMDLCIGCKGCARDCPSEVDMAKLKAEVEHAAHQRNGASLRARVFANINRLNALGSTLAPLSNWAASLPGSGFLAEKTLGIARERDLPTFANESFEDWFDARGGSRIPLEEADRKVLLFPDTYTNYNHPRAGKATVQVLETAGVHVRIPDGVTSTGRPAHSKGFLDVSRERARTNVEALAPELADGWEVVLVEPSDAVMLQSDYLDLLSGPDVERLAANTYGALEYLERFDLAAGLPTADATDLDERLTYHGHCHQKATKNDGHAASVLETVGYEVDALDSGCCGMAGSFGYEAEHYSLSQAIGEVLFDQVDSSDGETVVAPGASCRSQLAEYDGCNDPPHPIEKVAAALSA
- a CDS encoding D-2-hydroxyacid dehydrogenase produces the protein MSTNPDIVVLREGTEGLSMESYAETLREQLPERTVALARTPADERELVPRAQVVTGISIDESLLESADRLELFACIFAGTDHLPMDALADRGVTVTNAGGIHAPGIAEQSIANMLVFARNLHEGWRRKQHNEWRHFQSREFTDSTVTVVGLGSIGQEIVTRLEGFGVETIGIRYTPEKGGPTDEVLGFEEADIHEAFSRSEYVVLACPLNDLTRNLVDADALATLPTDAVLVNAARGGIVDTDALLSALQVNGIRGAALDVTDPEPLPNDHELWDLENCLITPHTGGHTPKHWDRLADIVAHNVDALEADDGSTLENIVYQPDL
- a CDS encoding amidohydrolase, producing the protein MTEPIRDRLVSLRRSLHRHPEPAWREFTTTAQLVEEIQSIGVDELAVGPDAYDPADRMAVPEGDLEPWIEGARERGADPALLESMAGGNTGAIAVLERGVGPTIGLRVDIDGLFIEESTSEDHEPAAEGFRSEIDGTMHACGHDVHMTWGLAVLEAIAESGDFSGRLVVFFQPAEEVSGGGCPMAKSEFADDLDYLLAVHVGLDHPTGEVVAGIEKPLAMCHVDATIHGTSAHAGKEPNEGDNAMHAMGTAIGNAYGIPRHRDGMTRVNVGYAEAGSASNVIAERAHMEAEARGETTELMEYMKDRLERAVESAATMHGCRADVEVVSESPRADSDPELQALLSEVATDVPGTESVVPAADFGASEDATFLMERVQREGGLATYLIVGTDHPTNHHTPTFDVDEASLAHGVDVLVETIRELERRHPVPQVDETEGGRERNEPEGNERNGNERNRSEREDER
- the ilvA gene encoding threonine ammonia-lyase gives rise to the protein MRDHRVTVDDVEAARDRIDEVVHRTPLDTSTTFADLSGAASVGLKLENVQRTGSFKIRGAYNTMAQLSPAEREVGVISSSAGNHAQGVALAGQLLDIETTIVVPEVTPAAKIEATRGYGAEVVVEGDIYERSYEYALERADETGETFVHPFDDEAIIAGQGTIGFELLEQYSEIDTVLVAIGGGGLISGIGTVLKAHDPDIRVVGVQPEGAFHAKPSLENDAIHELEGVDTVAEGIADTRLLETTFANAREVVDDVVSVSDREIATAVTLLAERAKTVVESAGAAPLAATLSESAGLDLEGEHVGVIVSGGNVNLTEHAELTRTGLHELERYVDARVAVSGWPTTVGRVVETVESEGAELDVLERARRGPSDEPNRVPVTLGLEGSGKAHLEGVLDELDGTDGVSVLEHSLE
- a CDS encoding DUF6612 family protein; translation: MSRRKLIVLACVLGVVLLAGCFGPSEGELDGDMSEDEFDAFLEDREAAEQELETHTMSMEMDVSVDDGPSTGMSVDSAINDTATEGWAEYDMAGTTGPGQPSNFEAYFDDVFMYMDSGEDEWERLRLDDLEDDTTEEFWDVNETTATEEHYYYGDVSVEDDGDTVSVTTELEGDEMEAAVEESGEDVSGLQGWGSASFDDVTIEEEVDAETNLPLTVDMEGEISEDDDTATFSMQSEYDDHDEDVDAEIPDDVRDKAEDAGGIHHPMT